Proteins co-encoded in one Halorussus salinus genomic window:
- a CDS encoding NYN domain-containing protein, with amino-acid sequence MQPLRSLLGGETTTVALFVDGPNVLREEFDVDLDDLRVAAEDLGQLAATRLYLDEHASPGLIQAAEARGFEVTVTSGDVDVKLAVDATEFALTDGLDVLAVASRDTDFKPVLEKAAHNGVRTVAIAPGEYGRSDALRNAAHDAQVVDPDGNTEESGDSEDSED; translated from the coding sequence ATGCAACCGTTGCGTTCGCTCCTCGGCGGGGAGACGACCACCGTCGCGCTGTTCGTGGACGGTCCCAACGTCCTGCGCGAGGAGTTCGACGTGGACTTAGACGACCTTCGAGTCGCCGCCGAGGACCTCGGCCAACTCGCCGCGACGCGGCTGTATCTGGACGAACACGCGAGTCCCGGTCTGATTCAGGCCGCGGAGGCCCGCGGGTTCGAGGTGACGGTCACGTCGGGCGACGTGGACGTGAAACTCGCCGTGGACGCCACCGAGTTCGCGCTCACCGACGGACTGGACGTGCTGGCGGTCGCCTCGCGGGACACCGACTTCAAGCCCGTGCTGGAGAAGGCGGCCCACAACGGCGTTCGCACGGTCGCCATCGCGCCCGGCGAGTACGGCCGGTCGGACGCGCTCCGGAACGCGGCCCACGACGCGCAGGTCGTGGACCCCGACGGAAACACCGAGGAGTCGGGCGATTCGGAAGATTCTGAGGACTGA
- a CDS encoding S8 family serine peptidase gives MSDDSTQRFNRRTFLKATGAAGAAAAASGVTAATPGREPGPKKDEILVGVSAGRGDVEKTVAQNVPGNAEVVHSNKTLRYAAVKFPSQAPEQAKENFIEAITKKDGIKYAEKNATHQAFATPNDPRFSNQYAPQQVESPAAWDEVSGFGDSGVTIAVVDTGAQYDHPDLDGNYKSNPGRDFVDSDSDPYPPSPSSEQHGTHVSGCAAAVVDDGTGVAGQGNSSLINGRALGPNGGSTADIADAVEWATDQGADIINMSLGGGGYSQTMKSAVQYAVNNGALPICAAGNSGASSVSYPAAYSECMAISAVNSNENLASFSQYGDVDLAAPGVDVLSTVPTDSYAEFSGTSMATPVTSGVAGLTLAKFGSLGPNDLRSHLKATAKDIGLSSDKQGAGQVNALNAVTTQPGNGGGDDGGDDGGDDGGSGDSTTSTASGSLSGSYDYKDYSYGWEYSSPSQVVVELSGPSDADFDLYVNTGTTAAATPSSYDYRSYTPDSQESITIDNPDTSTDMQIDVDSYSGSGSYTVTITEKK, from the coding sequence ATGTCAGACGACAGCACGCAGCGATTCAATCGCCGTACGTTCCTCAAAGCAACCGGTGCCGCCGGTGCCGCAGCAGCCGCGAGCGGTGTCACCGCCGCGACCCCCGGCCGCGAACCCGGCCCCAAGAAAGACGAGATTCTCGTCGGCGTCTCCGCAGGCCGCGGTGACGTGGAGAAGACAGTCGCCCAGAACGTCCCCGGCAACGCGGAAGTCGTCCACTCCAACAAGACGCTCCGCTACGCCGCCGTGAAGTTCCCGAGTCAGGCCCCCGAACAGGCCAAGGAGAACTTCATCGAGGCCATCACCAAGAAGGACGGCATCAAGTACGCCGAGAAGAACGCGACCCACCAAGCGTTCGCCACGCCGAACGACCCGCGCTTCAGCAACCAGTACGCGCCCCAGCAGGTCGAGTCCCCCGCCGCGTGGGACGAGGTCAGCGGCTTCGGTGACTCCGGCGTCACCATCGCCGTCGTGGACACGGGTGCCCAGTACGACCACCCCGACCTCGACGGGAACTACAAGTCCAACCCCGGACGCGACTTCGTGGACAGCGACTCGGACCCCTATCCCCCGAGCCCGTCGAGCGAACAGCACGGTACCCACGTCTCCGGGTGTGCCGCCGCGGTCGTCGACGACGGCACGGGCGTCGCCGGACAGGGTAACTCCTCGCTCATCAACGGTCGCGCGCTCGGCCCGAACGGCGGTTCGACCGCCGACATCGCCGACGCCGTCGAGTGGGCGACCGACCAAGGCGCGGACATCATCAACATGTCCCTCGGTGGCGGCGGTTACAGCCAGACGATGAAGAGCGCCGTCCAGTACGCGGTCAACAACGGCGCGCTCCCCATCTGTGCGGCCGGTAACAGCGGCGCGAGTTCGGTCTCGTACCCGGCGGCCTACAGCGAATGTATGGCCATCTCCGCGGTCAACTCCAACGAGAACCTCGCTTCCTTCTCGCAGTACGGCGACGTGGACCTCGCCGCGCCCGGCGTGGACGTTCTCTCCACGGTTCCGACCGACAGCTACGCGGAGTTCAGCGGCACCTCGATGGCGACCCCCGTCACGTCCGGCGTTGCCGGTCTGACCCTCGCCAAGTTCGGCTCGCTCGGCCCGAACGACCTCCGCAGCCACCTCAAGGCGACCGCGAAGGACATCGGTCTCTCGTCGGACAAGCAGGGCGCAGGTCAGGTCAACGCCCTCAACGCGGTCACCACCCAGCCCGGTAACGGCGGCGGCGACGACGGCGGTGACGACGGCGGCGACGACGGCGGCAGCGGCGACTCCACGACTAGCACGGCCTCCGGCAGCCTCAGCGGCTCCTACGACTACAAGGACTACTCGTACGGCTGGGAGTACAGTAGCCCGAGCCAAGTCGTCGTGGAACTCTCCGGCCCGTCGGACGCCGACTTCGACCTCTACGTCAACACCGGCACCACGGCGGCCGCGACCCCGAGCAGCTACGACTACCGCTCCTACACTCCGGACAGTCAGGAGTCCATCACCATCGACAACCCCGACACGTCGACCGACATGCAGATCGACGTGGACTCCTACAGCGGGTCGGGCAGCTACACGGTGACCATCACCGAGAAGAAGTAA